From a region of the Maridesulfovibrio ferrireducens genome:
- the moaC gene encoding cyclic pyranopterin monophosphate synthase MoaC, whose amino-acid sequence MSEFSHLDADGNAVMVDVSAKKDTIRTAIAKGKVLLNRETFELLQKKALPKGDVLNTAKIAGIMGAKETHRLIPLCHPLAISYVDVRFNIDEKNYTVEIEAEARTTGKTGIEMEALIAVQIAAATIYDMCKAVQKDVVITDCRLVYKEGGKSGIFKAD is encoded by the coding sequence ATGAGTGAATTCTCCCACTTAGACGCTGATGGGAATGCCGTAATGGTAGACGTGTCAGCTAAAAAAGATACTATTCGTACAGCTATAGCTAAAGGAAAAGTTCTTCTTAACCGGGAAACTTTTGAATTGTTGCAGAAAAAAGCTCTCCCTAAGGGAGATGTTCTGAATACAGCTAAAATTGCCGGGATAATGGGAGCAAAAGAAACTCATAGGTTAATCCCTTTATGTCATCCTTTGGCAATCAGTTATGTTGACGTCCGCTTTAATATTGATGAGAAAAATTATACTGTTGAGATTGAAGCTGAAGCTCGCACAACCGGTAAGACCGGAATCGAAATGGAAGCGTTGATAGCTGTTCAAATTGCAGCTGCGACTATTTATGATATGTGCAAAGCTGTTCAGAAGGATGTTGTTATTACAGATTGCCGTCTTGTTTATAAAGAAGGTGGTAAGTCCGGTATTTTTAAAGCCGATTAA
- a CDS encoding NADH-quinone oxidoreductase subunit A: protein MVFTWLQLAIFLFLFGGLLFAGGPLILSWIIAPRAKGGDIGMSYECGMKPHGRAWNQFGISYYVYALLFLAFDVDVLYLFPVAVWYPHAEGMMSFYKVAIFMGVLALAIIYFWRKGVFTWPRKIS from the coding sequence ATGGTATTTACTTGGCTTCAGTTAGCCATTTTTCTTTTCCTGTTTGGCGGATTGCTTTTTGCCGGGGGACCGTTGATCCTTTCTTGGATCATTGCTCCGCGCGCTAAAGGCGGCGACATTGGAATGTCTTACGAGTGCGGTATGAAACCGCATGGTCGGGCATGGAATCAGTTCGGAATAAGTTATTACGTCTACGCTTTGCTTTTTTTGGCATTTGACGTTGATGTGCTGTACCTCTTTCCTGTTGCTGTTTGGTATCCGCATGCCGAAGGAATGATGTCATTTTATAAAGTGGCGATTTTTATGGGCGTTTTGGCTCTTGCAATAATCTACTTCTGGAGAAAAGGGGTATTCACATGGCCGAGAAAGATATCCTGA
- a CDS encoding 4Fe-4S dicluster domain-containing protein — protein sequence MTAIKKIWENVSGLWSLIVGLRITGKNFMDKQITLHYPRETVSKSQLEGFRGPLELVGKPKDPGTPKCIACMMCVTACPSNCLTVVKAKAPVPTEEELQAMKDAEARGEKVTKPKAPKEPIKFIYDFTLCSLCGSCVENCAVKSLRYSSNVYLASTDRNDFKMDLLARLATQAQAKTPPKEPENSTRED from the coding sequence ATGACCGCAATTAAAAAGATATGGGAAAACGTCTCCGGACTTTGGAGTCTTATTGTTGGACTCAGAATTACGGGGAAGAACTTTATGGATAAGCAGATTACACTGCATTATCCGCGTGAAACAGTCAGTAAATCGCAACTTGAAGGCTTTAGAGGCCCGTTGGAACTGGTGGGTAAACCAAAAGATCCCGGAACTCCTAAGTGTATCGCATGTATGATGTGTGTGACAGCTTGCCCTAGTAATTGTCTGACAGTTGTTAAGGCTAAAGCTCCAGTGCCCACAGAAGAAGAACTTCAGGCCATGAAAGATGCCGAGGCTCGTGGAGAAAAAGTAACGAAGCCAAAGGCTCCAAAGGAACCGATTAAATTTATTTATGACTTTACGCTTTGTTCACTTTGTGGATCGTGCGTTGAAAACTGCGCGGTTAAATCTTTGAGATATTCCAGCAATGTGTATCTCGCTTCCACTGACCGCAATGATTTCAAGATGGATCTTCTGGCTCGTCTAGCCACGCAAGCACAGGCAAAGACGCCTCCTAAGGAACCTGAAAATTCAACGAGGGAAGATTGA
- a CDS encoding NADH-quinone oxidoreductase subunit B encodes MAEKDILTSGGHHIEDGLVRLQLAEDAMDICRSMSLWPMTFGLACCAIEMMACGMARFDMARFGAEVFRPSARQADLMIVAGTVTKKMAPVVVRLYEQMPAPKWVMALGNCAISGGPFKFKNQYGIIEGVDKLIPVDVFVPGCPPRPEALLEGLFEIQKKVSGKRWWPVAEALEKENA; translated from the coding sequence ATGGCCGAGAAAGATATCCTGACATCCGGCGGGCACCATATAGAAGATGGTCTCGTCCGGCTTCAACTTGCAGAGGATGCAATGGATATATGCAGGTCCATGTCCCTCTGGCCTATGACATTCGGACTGGCATGCTGTGCTATCGAAATGATGGCGTGCGGTATGGCCCGGTTCGATATGGCCCGTTTCGGAGCTGAGGTTTTTCGTCCTTCAGCGCGGCAGGCCGACTTAATGATTGTAGCGGGCACAGTTACAAAAAAAATGGCTCCTGTGGTTGTTAGATTGTATGAGCAGATGCCTGCTCCCAAATGGGTTATGGCTCTTGGAAATTGTGCAATATCAGGTGGTCCTTTTAAATTTAAAAATCAGTACGGCATAATTGAAGGTGTTGATAAACTGATTCCTGTTGATGTTTTCGTGCCGGGGTGTCCGCCTCGTCCGGAAGCTTTGCTCGAGGGATTATTCGAAATTCAGAAAAAGGTATCTGGCAAACGTTGGTGGCCTGTTGCTGAAGCTCTTGAAAAGGAGAATGCCTAA
- the dnaJ gene encoding molecular chaperone DnaJ: MSKRDYYEILQVSKESPEGEIKRAYRKMAFEYHPDRNPGDDEAESKFKEAAEAYEILRDPEKRSRYDRFGHEGMNGGFNGFKSSDDIFGAFGDIFGDIFGFSQGRGGKRMQAGSDLRYNLTVSFRDAAKGTEVELNLPITDTCEECNGSGSAPGTSPETCSHCGGRGTVVQNQGFFQISVPCPSCNGRGQVITDPCSACRGAGYVRKDKSLNVRIPAGVDNGSRLRLRGEGEAGMNGGPHGDLYVVITVQPDKVFRRQGQDLVLTTDISFVQASLGYKMSVQTLDEPIDMDIPKGTQSGEVFQLRGLGLPYLGSSHKGDLLIEVKVITPINLSRKQEELLEQFAALEEDKPMKKVKKLFKKAKDKVMGD, translated from the coding sequence ATGTCTAAACGCGATTATTATGAAATTCTACAAGTCTCCAAGGAATCTCCGGAAGGTGAAATAAAAAGAGCTTATCGCAAGATGGCTTTTGAATATCATCCTGACCGTAATCCTGGAGATGATGAAGCTGAATCAAAGTTTAAAGAAGCAGCTGAAGCATATGAAATCCTTCGTGATCCCGAAAAAAGAAGTCGTTATGACCGATTCGGGCACGAAGGAATGAACGGTGGATTTAATGGGTTTAAATCTTCCGACGATATCTTTGGTGCATTCGGAGATATTTTCGGAGATATTTTCGGATTCAGTCAGGGACGCGGCGGAAAACGCATGCAGGCTGGATCAGATCTTAGGTACAATCTTACAGTTTCTTTCCGCGATGCGGCTAAGGGGACTGAGGTTGAACTGAATCTTCCTATTACTGATACCTGTGAGGAGTGTAACGGAAGCGGTTCTGCTCCCGGAACATCTCCTGAAACATGTTCTCATTGCGGTGGCAGGGGTACAGTTGTACAGAATCAGGGATTTTTCCAGATTTCTGTACCATGTCCTTCTTGTAACGGACGAGGTCAGGTTATCACCGATCCTTGTTCCGCTTGCCGTGGTGCTGGTTATGTTCGTAAAGATAAGAGCCTTAATGTTCGTATTCCTGCCGGTGTAGATAACGGATCAAGACTTCGTTTACGCGGTGAAGGTGAAGCCGGAATGAACGGTGGACCTCACGGTGACTTGTACGTTGTTATCACTGTACAGCCTGATAAGGTTTTCAGACGTCAGGGACAGGACTTGGTTCTGACCACTGATATCTCTTTTGTTCAGGCTTCACTGGGTTACAAAATGAGTGTTCAGACTCTTGATGAGCCGATTGATATGGACATTCCCAAGGGAACGCAAAGCGGTGAAGTTTTTCAGCTTAGAGGTTTAGGTCTGCCTTATCTAGGCAGTTCACATAAGGGTGATCTGTTGATTGAAGTAAAGGTTATCACTCCTATAAACCTTAGTCGTAAGCAGGAAGAGCTTCTTGAGCAGTTCGCGGCTCTTGAGGAAGATAAACCCATGAAAAAAGTTAAAAAACTTTTTAAAAAAGCTAAAGACAAGGTGATGGGTGATTAA
- the rpoZ gene encoding DNA-directed RNA polymerase subunit omega → MARITIEDCLAEVGNRFLIVQMAIKRVKQYREGYPPLVESKNKEIVTALREIAAGKVIPEDYHTFSGANPDSE, encoded by the coding sequence ATGGCAAGGATTACAATTGAAGATTGTCTGGCTGAGGTCGGTAACAGATTCCTGATTGTCCAGATGGCCATTAAAAGAGTTAAGCAGTATCGTGAAGGATACCCGCCTCTTGTTGAATCCAAGAACAAAGAAATTGTAACAGCCTTGAGGGAAATTGCCGCCGGTAAAGTTATCCCTGAAGATTATCACACATTTTCTGGAGCAAACCCGGATAGTGAATAA
- a CDS encoding NADH-quinone oxidoreductase subunit D, with protein sequence MNAFPEGDFYTNHFEKGAKENTMILNMGPQHPSTHGVLRVILELDGEYIVRAEPVLGYLHRMHEKMAEVKTWVQYMPNMGRVDYLHPLAWNHAYVGAVEKLAGIEVPERAEFIRVITTELNRISSHLLWWGAYLLDLGAFTPIMYAFDDRERIMDMMQKPTGSRLTYSSFRIGGVVHDLDDGFLKECAELVPYLRSRLPIYKDLVTDNIILRKRLEEVGTMDKDMCLRYGATGPLIRGAGVKHDTRKAEPYSVYDRFDWDIPVYKEADSMARYMVRMDEIEQSLRIVEQAVAMIPEGEHIIKKSPKPAWKAPAGEAYFASEGARGKVGVHIVSNGSKTPYRVKLRAPGFSNLNLFAECAKGTMLADAVAILGSLDMVIPEIDR encoded by the coding sequence ATGAATGCATTTCCTGAAGGCGATTTTTATACCAATCATTTCGAGAAAGGGGCCAAAGAGAACACCATGATATTGAACATGGGTCCTCAGCATCCTTCCACCCACGGAGTCCTGCGGGTGATTCTCGAACTTGACGGTGAGTATATTGTCCGCGCTGAGCCGGTCCTCGGCTATCTGCACCGTATGCACGAGAAGATGGCAGAGGTAAAAACATGGGTTCAGTATATGCCCAATATGGGCAGAGTTGATTACCTGCACCCTCTTGCCTGGAACCATGCGTATGTCGGAGCAGTTGAAAAACTGGCCGGGATCGAAGTTCCTGAGCGCGCTGAATTTATCAGAGTAATTACCACCGAGCTTAACAGAATTTCTTCACATCTGCTCTGGTGGGGAGCTTATCTTCTCGATCTCGGAGCTTTTACTCCGATTATGTATGCCTTTGATGATCGTGAAAGAATCATGGATATGATGCAGAAACCGACCGGATCGAGACTGACTTACAGTTCTTTCCGTATCGGTGGAGTTGTGCATGATCTTGATGACGGTTTTCTCAAAGAGTGTGCCGAATTAGTACCTTACCTGCGAAGCCGTCTACCTATCTATAAAGATCTTGTTACTGACAACATTATTCTTCGTAAGAGACTCGAAGAAGTCGGGACCATGGATAAGGATATGTGTCTACGTTACGGGGCAACCGGACCGCTGATTCGCGGAGCCGGAGTTAAGCACGATACCCGTAAAGCTGAACCGTATTCTGTGTATGACCGTTTTGATTGGGATATTCCGGTTTACAAAGAAGCTGATTCGATGGCTCGTTATATGGTTCGCATGGATGAAATTGAGCAGAGTCTGCGTATAGTTGAGCAGGCGGTGGCAATGATTCCGGAAGGCGAACATATCATCAAGAAGTCTCCGAAGCCGGCTTGGAAAGCTCCTGCCGGAGAAGCTTATTTTGCATCGGAAGGAGCCAGAGGTAAGGTCGGAGTTCATATTGTAAGTAACGGTAGTAAAACTCCTTACAGGGTTAAGCTTCGTGCTCCCGGTTTTTCAAATTTAAATCTTTTCGCTGAATGTGCGAAGGGGACGATGCTGGCTGATGCTGTTGCCATTCTTGGTAGTCTGGACATGGTAATCCCTGAAATCGACAGGTAG
- a CDS encoding NADH-quinone oxidoreductase subunit C: MSVSEKLLESVTPLMVYKCSFDKTGINYNVFLSTDDISTAAKEMLRKEYYLEDIDALDVSEGFLITYHYARFDSSERVAHRVMLTHDEPVIPTISDVYQGANWHERECADFHGINFSGHPNLIPLLLDPDTPQGVLLKDVKSRMPLRDLINPGESIFTTEGFTLFDEVQAEPEEPK, encoded by the coding sequence ATGTCGGTGAGCGAGAAATTATTGGAATCTGTTACTCCTTTGATGGTCTATAAGTGTTCTTTTGACAAAACCGGAATTAATTACAATGTATTTTTGTCTACAGATGATATTTCCACCGCAGCTAAAGAGATGCTTCGGAAAGAATATTACCTTGAAGACATTGATGCACTTGATGTCTCCGAAGGCTTTTTGATTACCTATCATTATGCGCGTTTCGATTCATCTGAGCGAGTGGCTCACCGGGTAATGCTTACTCATGATGAGCCAGTGATTCCTACCATTTCAGATGTGTATCAGGGCGCGAACTGGCATGAACGTGAATGTGCCGACTTTCACGGTATAAACTTCAGTGGTCATCCCAATTTGATTCCTCTTCTCCTTGATCCCGATACTCCGCAAGGTGTCCTGCTTAAGGATGTTAAGTCTCGCATGCCTTTGCGGGATCTGATTAATCCGGGGGAGTCCATTTTTACTACTGAGGGTTTTACGCTGTTTGATGAGGTTCAGGCCGAACCCGAAGAACCGAAATAG
- the nuoH gene encoding NADH-quinone oxidoreductase subunit NuoH translates to MSQIPVELVKLLIALVAIAAFVGLNGLVLVYLERKVAGHIQRRPGPFEVGPHGLLQPLADAVKLIGKQLFTPKNADGFLFWLAPIISFLPALLLFVPIPFGPVATGMEMNLGLLLILAFSGLNVLALCLAGWGSNNKYGVLGAARAVAQSVAYEIPLLLAVLAIAFQTGSLNLSEIVQGQGGWPWQWNAMVQPLAFIIYFVSALGETNRAPFDLPEAESELTAGFHTEYSGMGFGLFFLAEYANMIVVCSVAVALFLGGWHGPFFDGSWWFLAKVYVLLLIMIWLRWTFPRVRFDQLLNINWKWLMPLALLNLLITAFVTKLS, encoded by the coding sequence ATGTCTCAAATACCCGTTGAACTGGTAAAATTACTGATTGCTCTTGTGGCGATTGCTGCTTTCGTAGGGCTGAACGGACTTGTTCTGGTTTACCTTGAACGAAAGGTGGCAGGACACATTCAGCGTAGGCCCGGACCTTTTGAAGTCGGCCCGCATGGTCTTTTACAGCCTCTTGCGGATGCCGTTAAGTTGATTGGTAAACAGCTTTTCACTCCTAAAAATGCAGATGGATTCCTTTTCTGGCTGGCTCCGATTATTTCTTTTTTGCCAGCACTCTTACTTTTTGTCCCAATTCCTTTCGGTCCGGTTGCTACCGGAATGGAAATGAATCTGGGCTTGCTTTTGATTCTTGCATTTTCAGGCCTTAATGTTTTGGCTCTCTGTCTGGCAGGGTGGGGGTCTAACAATAAATACGGAGTTCTCGGGGCAGCGAGAGCAGTCGCTCAGTCGGTTGCTTATGAAATTCCGTTGTTATTGGCTGTTCTGGCAATAGCTTTCCAAACCGGAAGTCTAAATTTGTCAGAAATTGTACAGGGGCAGGGCGGCTGGCCGTGGCAGTGGAATGCAATGGTGCAGCCTTTAGCATTTATTATTTATTTTGTAAGTGCTCTCGGAGAGACAAACCGCGCTCCATTTGACCTTCCTGAAGCGGAAAGTGAACTGACAGCAGGTTTCCATACTGAGTATTCAGGCATGGGATTCGGACTGTTTTTCCTCGCTGAATACGCCAACATGATTGTTGTCTGTTCGGTTGCGGTAGCTCTTTTCTTAGGTGGATGGCACGGGCCTTTCTTTGACGGAAGCTGGTGGTTCCTTGCAAAAGTATATGTTCTCCTTTTGATAATGATCTGGCTGCGCTGGACTTTCCCCAGGGTTCGCTTTGATCAGCTTTTAAATATCAACTGGAAGTGGCTCATGCCTCTTGCATTGCTCAATTTGCTGATAACTGCCTTTGTAACCAAGCTTTCTTGA
- a CDS encoding tRNA lysidine(34) synthetase, producing the protein MGKWGKLSYAQKKTVSTIGMLMQKTEMVHEGARLGIAVSGGVDSFVLIRAMLIRQAIIPMNIELMVLHVNPGFDPESHKPLIQWCEEYGLSSHIELTDYGPRAHGPENRNKSACFFCSKLRRKRLYELCGQYNLTHLAIGHTADDLVTTFHMNITQNGRVQGLSASEPFFKGKLQMIRPALMLEKKYIKAAARQWELPIWKNNCPSNDATKRSYIYDRLQEEWQKNPVTRNNTFNALRRWQLDLNMKKQ; encoded by the coding sequence ATGGGCAAATGGGGAAAATTGAGCTATGCGCAAAAAAAGACTGTCTCAACCATCGGCATGCTCATGCAGAAGACAGAGATGGTTCACGAAGGCGCCCGCCTCGGAATTGCCGTATCCGGTGGAGTTGACAGTTTTGTATTGATCAGAGCAATGCTCATCCGGCAAGCCATCATTCCAATGAATATTGAACTAATGGTACTTCACGTTAACCCCGGATTTGACCCGGAAAGTCATAAACCGCTTATACAATGGTGTGAAGAATACGGGTTGTCATCTCATATAGAACTGACTGACTATGGCCCAAGAGCTCACGGACCGGAAAACAGAAACAAATCAGCCTGTTTTTTTTGCAGCAAACTTCGCCGCAAAAGACTTTATGAACTTTGCGGTCAATATAACCTGACACATCTTGCTATCGGACATACAGCAGATGATCTTGTTACTACCTTTCATATGAACATAACTCAAAACGGCAGAGTTCAGGGACTTTCCGCCAGTGAGCCTTTTTTCAAAGGAAAACTACAAATGATCCGCCCAGCTCTCATGCTTGAGAAAAAGTATATCAAAGCTGCTGCGCGCCAATGGGAATTGCCCATCTGGAAAAACAACTGCCCTTCCAACGATGCCACCAAAAGAAGCTATATTTATGATCGCCTTCAAGAAGAGTGGCAAAAAAATCCAGTCACTAGAAACAACACTTTCAACGCTTTAAGACGCTGGCAGCTTGACTTAAACATGAAAAAGCAATAA
- a CDS encoding GGDEF domain-containing response regulator has protein sequence MDNPLKILLVDDNVVNLMLLDRLLRNEGAEIFKAVNGEETVELCEEHDFALILLDVQMPGMDGYDTAKAIRRIDSCRLVPIIFLTAIYKDPAYARMGYEAGAVDFLTQPIDPPTLRSKVGIFLQLKRQKDLLEREIAQRIKTEKALRVAKEKYRNIFVRAVEGIFRSTLDGEFVEVNPALARILGFDSPEEALTKGCGYERFAEPDERFRYIEFLKRDKYLNDYEIQIKRKDGTLVWISESSRLFEEDGEFYIEGVVEDVTQRKICELDLQQKATLDALTGVPNRYLFFDRLESSIASARRYGEKLALLFIDLDNFKSVNDRFGHHAGDVLLLNVATRLKSRLRASDTLARLGGDEFCVLLERPSGRDDVQKVAEDLVSCLTDSFNIDGMICNVGASVGISLFPDDAAIAEELVQRADSAMYKVKEGSFKRYCFFSGDECCENIE, from the coding sequence ATGGATAATCCCTTAAAAATACTCCTTGTTGATGATAATGTCGTTAATCTTATGTTGCTCGATAGATTATTGCGTAACGAAGGTGCTGAGATATTCAAGGCAGTAAACGGTGAAGAGACGGTTGAACTTTGTGAAGAGCATGATTTTGCTCTTATACTTCTTGATGTTCAAATGCCCGGCATGGACGGTTATGATACCGCAAAAGCTATAAGGAGAATCGACTCGTGCCGGTTAGTTCCGATAATATTTTTGACAGCTATATATAAAGATCCTGCTTATGCCCGTATGGGATACGAGGCCGGAGCTGTAGATTTTCTTACCCAGCCGATCGACCCTCCGACGCTACGCAGTAAGGTAGGTATTTTTCTTCAATTAAAGAGGCAGAAGGATTTGCTTGAACGAGAGATTGCTCAGCGGATTAAAACTGAGAAAGCTTTACGCGTTGCAAAAGAAAAGTATCGTAATATTTTTGTTCGGGCGGTTGAGGGTATTTTCAGGTCAACTCTTGACGGAGAGTTTGTTGAGGTTAACCCCGCTCTTGCCCGGATTTTAGGATTTGATTCTCCTGAAGAAGCGTTAACTAAAGGTTGCGGATATGAGAGGTTTGCAGAACCGGACGAAAGATTCCGTTACATTGAATTTCTTAAGCGCGATAAATATTTAAATGATTATGAAATCCAGATAAAACGCAAGGACGGAACGCTTGTCTGGATTTCGGAAAGTTCAAGGCTTTTTGAAGAGGATGGAGAATTTTATATAGAAGGAGTTGTTGAAGACGTTACTCAGCGAAAGATATGCGAGTTGGATCTTCAGCAAAAGGCAACCTTGGATGCACTTACCGGAGTTCCTAACCGGTATTTATTTTTTGACCGGTTGGAAAGTTCAATTGCGAGCGCTCGAAGATATGGTGAAAAGCTTGCATTGCTCTTTATTGATTTAGACAATTTTAAGTCTGTTAATGACCGGTTCGGGCATCATGCCGGAGATGTTTTGCTTTTGAACGTTGCTACTCGTCTTAAGTCAAGACTTAGAGCTTCTGATACTCTTGCCAGATTGGGGGGGGACGAGTTTTGTGTTTTGCTTGAAAGACCTTCCGGTAGAGATGATGTTCAAAAGGTTGCAGAGGATCTTGTGTCATGTCTTACAGATTCTTTCAATATAGACGGGATGATTTGTAATGTAGGTGCCTCGGTAGGTATAAGTCTTTTCCCCGATGATGCTGCAATTGCTGAAGAGTTAGTACAAAGAGCTGATTCTGCAATGTACAAGGTTAAAGAAGGATCTTTTAAGCGGTATTGTTTTTTTAGCGGGGATGAATGTTGTGAGAATATTGAATAG
- a CDS encoding UDP-glucuronic acid decarboxylase family protein, with protein MSKMQHYTVTGGAGFLGSRLCEKLLEQGHEVLCVDNFYTGQKANIIKMMDSPYFEMMRHDITFPLYLETDNIFNLACPASPIHYQFDPVQTTKTSVHGAINVLGLAKRVKAKIFQASTSEVYGDPACHPQREDYWGNVNPIGPRACYDEGKRCAETLFFDYHRQHNLRIKVARIFNTYGPRMAVNDGRVVSNFIVQALKNDPITLYGDGLQTRSFCYIDDLIDAFIKIMNTDDSFTGPVNLGNPREFTIRQLAEIIIDMTGSSSKIEFKPLPENDPCQRSPDISLAQKTIDWTPSTPLEEGLKPTIAYFDKILRK; from the coding sequence ATGAGCAAAATGCAGCACTATACGGTTACAGGCGGAGCCGGATTCCTTGGATCAAGACTCTGCGAAAAATTACTTGAACAAGGACACGAAGTTTTATGTGTGGATAATTTCTACACCGGGCAAAAAGCAAACATCATAAAAATGATGGATAGCCCGTACTTCGAAATGATGCGCCATGACATAACTTTTCCGCTTTATCTAGAAACAGATAACATCTTTAACCTAGCCTGCCCCGCATCACCGATCCACTATCAGTTTGACCCGGTTCAAACGACAAAAACTTCGGTCCATGGAGCAATCAACGTACTTGGACTGGCGAAAAGAGTTAAAGCTAAAATATTTCAAGCATCAACTTCTGAAGTATACGGAGACCCGGCCTGTCATCCGCAACGTGAAGACTATTGGGGTAATGTTAATCCCATCGGCCCTAGAGCCTGTTATGATGAAGGTAAAAGATGCGCTGAAACACTTTTTTTTGACTATCACAGACAACATAATTTACGCATTAAAGTTGCCAGAATATTCAATACATACGGTCCTCGTATGGCTGTAAATGACGGTCGAGTAGTTTCAAACTTTATTGTGCAAGCGTTGAAAAATGATCCAATCACACTCTACGGAGACGGATTACAAACAAGATCATTCTGCTACATAGACGATCTAATCGACGCATTCATCAAAATCATGAATACTGACGATTCTTTCACCGGCCCTGTGAATCTCGGCAATCCACGTGAATTCACAATCCGCCAGCTTGCAGAAATAATAATAGATATGACGGGATCATCATCTAAAATTGAATTCAAACCACTACCGGAAAATGATCCCTGCCAACGAAGTCCAGACATCAGTCTTGCACAAAAGACTATAGACTGGACCCCTTCCACTCCGCTGGAAGAAGGACTTAAACCGACCATCGCATACTTCGACAAAATATTACGCAAATAA
- a CDS encoding DUF4340 domain-containing protein encodes MLKRFLIFLALVAIICGAFYLSSPEMPMLLSEPVWPVVQSQQVDRVDVCRRGKDCFSLVRKVDGWNVVQQGWLTAPFAETAKVGALLDVLSQGQALRYIGHITEKDGQQYGLLAPKIRIATGGGQALSLTLGEEAPSGEGFFALNSQDQGELFILSNDFVRQCDFPAGYYFNLQLLSGSSDNISSISLGHGGAFLWTLVRQKDQFAFSFPAPLAGKTASSGEIDLFLHSLMETPAKGLVPEASDLPGITVCSVEVVFNDKSVKKLEVFEVEGGKDYYLANSTVQNGFFVLSKEHVDQLNKTAFGMRKRSVLSVEIGKVGSIRVLQGNQTFVGIKSDKNWESFEDRKPLLGIDMSLWRLNELKFEAEPISELSSSAVKVMELELMNVDGSRIDKVLFFSDPELPSERCWLSLGDGSGYYHVSNKLLEDLQGQIPLRK; translated from the coding sequence GTGCTGAAAAGGTTCTTAATTTTTCTGGCTCTGGTTGCCATTATCTGTGGAGCCTTCTATTTAAGTTCGCCTGAAATGCCAATGTTGCTGTCTGAACCGGTTTGGCCGGTTGTACAGTCTCAGCAGGTTGACAGGGTCGATGTCTGTCGGCGTGGAAAAGATTGTTTTTCACTGGTGCGCAAAGTTGACGGCTGGAATGTCGTTCAGCAAGGGTGGTTGACAGCTCCCTTTGCAGAGACTGCGAAGGTCGGTGCACTTTTAGATGTTTTGTCGCAAGGACAGGCTTTAAGGTACATCGGGCATATAACCGAAAAAGATGGGCAGCAATACGGATTGCTTGCTCCTAAAATCCGCATAGCAACGGGTGGCGGGCAGGCTCTTAGTCTTACTCTCGGTGAAGAAGCTCCATCCGGTGAAGGTTTTTTTGCTTTGAATTCTCAGGATCAAGGCGAACTCTTTATATTGAGCAATGATTTTGTTCGTCAGTGTGATTTTCCTGCAGGTTATTATTTTAATCTGCAATTACTGTCAGGTAGCTCTGATAATATTTCTTCTATTTCTCTTGGACATGGTGGAGCTTTTTTATGGACGCTTGTTCGTCAGAAAGACCAGTTCGCCTTTTCTTTCCCTGCTCCTTTGGCTGGAAAAACAGCTAGTTCCGGAGAAATAGATTTGTTTTTGCATTCTTTGATGGAAACCCCGGCAAAAGGTCTTGTGCCTGAAGCTTCAGATCTTCCTGGTATTACGGTCTGTAGTGTTGAGGTTGTCTTTAATGATAAGAGTGTTAAAAAACTTGAAGTTTTTGAGGTGGAAGGCGGTAAGGATTATTACTTAGCAAATTCCACTGTTCAAAATGGTTTTTTTGTTCTTAGTAAAGAACATGTAGATCAGTTGAATAAAACAGCATTCGGTATGCGTAAGCGTTCCGTTCTTTCTGTAGAAATCGGAAAGGTCGGTTCTATTCGTGTTTTGCAGGGTAATCAGACTTTTGTCGGAATTAAATCTGATAAAAACTGGGAGAGCTTTGAGGACCGAAAACCGTTGTTGGGTATTGACATGTCCTTATGGCGACTTAATGAATTAAAATTCGAGGCGGAACCGATTAGTGAGCTTTCAAGTTCTGCTGTAAAAGTAATGGAACTTGAACTCATGAATGTGGATGGCAGCAGGATCGATAAAGTTTTATTTTTTTCAGATCCTGAACTTCCATCCGAGCGGTGCTGGCTTTCACTTGGTGACGGCAGCGGATATTATCATGTATCCAACAAGTTGCTCGAAGATTTGCAAGGTCAGATTCCTCTCAGAAAATAG